A genomic stretch from Hymenobacter psoromatis includes:
- a CDS encoding acetamidase: MLAAGSAQAQRLPKAQHELLATPTTVAWGYYDAAATPVLRIKSGETVQVHTLLTSSPTRLEGAGVAPAQVEQSLRDIYDKVTNKGPGGHILTGPIFVEGAEPGDVLEVRIKAIELAIPYAYNGFGPKSGFIPEDFGYAKMKIIPLDKKRMIADFAPGIEIPLHPFFGSMGVAPPAAAGRVNSAPPGIFGGNLDNKDLVVGTTLFLPVHAPGALFFVGDGHAGQGNGEVDITALETSLVGNLEFIVHKDMHLTVPRAETPTQYISMGLNEDLTLAAKQAVREMIDFLMKTKGMTKDDAYMLCSVAGDLNVTQVVDGTRGAHMLMPKDIFEKAKK; encoded by the coding sequence CTGCTCGCAGCCGGCAGCGCCCAGGCCCAGCGCCTGCCCAAAGCCCAGCACGAGCTGCTGGCTACCCCCACCACCGTGGCCTGGGGCTACTACGACGCGGCTGCTACCCCTGTGCTGCGCATCAAATCTGGCGAGACGGTTCAGGTGCATACCTTGCTGACTTCCAGCCCCACGCGCCTCGAAGGCGCGGGCGTGGCCCCGGCGCAGGTCGAGCAGTCGCTGCGTGATATTTACGACAAAGTGACCAACAAAGGGCCGGGCGGACACATTCTAACCGGGCCCATTTTTGTGGAAGGCGCGGAGCCGGGCGACGTGTTGGAGGTGCGCATCAAGGCTATTGAGCTGGCCATTCCGTATGCTTACAACGGGTTTGGGCCGAAGAGCGGGTTTATTCCCGAGGACTTCGGCTACGCCAAGATGAAAATTATTCCCTTGGATAAGAAGCGGATGATAGCGGATTTTGCGCCGGGTATTGAGATTCCGTTGCACCCGTTTTTCGGTAGCATGGGGGTAGCGCCGCCGGCCGCCGCCGGCCGCGTGAACAGCGCGCCGCCCGGCATTTTTGGCGGCAACCTGGATAATAAAGACCTTGTGGTGGGCACTACCCTCTTCCTGCCGGTGCATGCGCCGGGCGCGCTCTTTTTCGTGGGCGATGGCCACGCCGGCCAGGGCAACGGCGAGGTGGACATCACCGCGCTGGAAACGTCGCTGGTGGGCAACCTGGAGTTTATCGTGCACAAAGACATGCACTTAACCGTGCCCCGCGCCGAAACCCCGACCCAATATATCAGCATGGGCCTCAACGAAGACCTGACGCTGGCCGCCAAGCAGGCCGTGCGCGAAATGATTGATTTCCTGATGAAAACCAAAGGCATGACCAAAGATGACGCCTATATGCTGTGCAGCGTGGCCGGCGACCTCAACGTGACGCAGGTAGTGGACGGCACCCGCGGCGCACACATGCTGATGCCCAAGGATATTTTTGAGAAGGCAAAGAAGTAA
- a CDS encoding homoserine acetyltransferase, with protein MRLLLPLLFLLAALAAQAQTKPATKVPHYFYTLTNFKTEGGTVLPKALVGYGTYGHLNAKRDNAVLLPSHYMAGYRGYEWLIGPGKCLDTTKLFLVTTELFGNGKSSSPSNTPEPFHGPRFPVMTIRDNVQAVHELLTKELKITHLRALIGFSMGSQQAFQWAVSYPTFADRIVATSGTAKTYPHGVVRLEGQIAALTADEAFKNGDYTAPPTKGIEAFSVVWTGWLFSQEWWRRELWRSYEKPGTTFEQVLHNFRTHFIPGADANDLIAQMRTWEYHDVGTTPGFGGDVEKALRSIKTPILYMPSETDMYFPVGDARYEAAFIPGVTLLPIPSLWGHTAGAASNPADAKFLNDNIGKFLERK; from the coding sequence ATGCGCCTGCTCCTACCCCTCCTTTTCCTGCTTGCCGCCCTCGCTGCGCAGGCCCAAACCAAACCGGCAACCAAGGTGCCGCACTATTTCTACACCCTCACCAACTTCAAAACCGAAGGCGGCACGGTGCTGCCCAAGGCCCTGGTGGGCTACGGCACCTACGGCCACCTCAATGCCAAGCGCGACAATGCCGTGCTGCTGCCCTCGCACTACATGGCCGGATACCGGGGCTACGAGTGGCTCATCGGCCCCGGCAAGTGCCTGGATACCACCAAGCTGTTTCTGGTCACGACGGAGCTGTTTGGCAACGGCAAGTCGTCGTCGCCCAGCAACACGCCCGAGCCGTTTCACGGCCCGCGCTTCCCGGTGATGACCATCCGCGACAACGTGCAGGCGGTGCATGAGCTATTGACCAAGGAATTGAAGATAACGCATTTGCGTGCCCTCATCGGCTTCTCGATGGGCTCGCAGCAGGCCTTTCAGTGGGCCGTGAGCTACCCTACCTTCGCCGACCGCATCGTGGCGACTTCGGGCACGGCCAAGACCTATCCGCACGGCGTGGTGCGCCTCGAAGGCCAGATTGCCGCCCTCACCGCCGACGAGGCCTTCAAAAACGGCGACTACACCGCACCGCCTACCAAGGGCATCGAAGCCTTTTCCGTGGTCTGGACCGGCTGGCTCTTTTCGCAGGAATGGTGGCGCAGGGAGCTGTGGCGCTCCTATGAAAAGCCCGGCACCACCTTCGAGCAGGTGCTCCATAACTTCCGCACCCACTTCATTCCGGGGGCCGATGCCAACGACCTCATCGCCCAGATGCGCACCTGGGAATACCACGACGTGGGCACTACCCCCGGCTTCGGCGGCGATGTAGAAAAGGCCCTGCGCAGCATCAAAACGCCGATTCTGTACATGCCTTCGGAGACGGATATGTACTTCCCGGTGGGCGATGCGCGCTACGAGGCGGCATTTATTCCGGGCGTCACGCTGCTGCCCATCCCGTCCTTGTGGGGCCACACCGCCGGCGCGGCCAGCAACCCCGCCGATGCCAAGTTTCTGAACGACAACATCGGGAAGTTTTTGGAAAGAAAGTAG
- a CDS encoding NADH dehydrogenase, with product MLALLHSLFGEATFTDVHEPYGLLTVTTKREHIHHTVAGLQQDETLKFHFLTTMCGINYPENLNQELGMIYHLHSLVHNIRLRIKIFFPVADPVVPTLSDIYAAANWMEREAYDFYGVIFTGHPNLRRILNVEDMDYFPMRRQYPLEDGTREDKTDLFFGR from the coding sequence GTGCTGGCGCTGCTTCACAGTCTCTTTGGTGAGGCTACGTTTACGGATGTGCACGAGCCCTACGGCTTGCTGACGGTGACCACCAAGCGCGAACACATCCACCACACCGTAGCCGGCTTGCAGCAGGATGAAACCCTCAAGTTTCACTTCCTCACCACGATGTGCGGGATTAATTACCCGGAAAACCTGAACCAGGAGCTCGGTATGATTTACCACCTACACAGCTTGGTACACAATATTCGGCTGCGAATTAAGATTTTCTTCCCGGTAGCTGACCCGGTAGTGCCTACCCTATCGGATATCTACGCCGCCGCCAACTGGATGGAGCGGGAGGCCTACGATTTTTACGGTGTCATCTTCACGGGCCATCCCAATCTGCGCCGCATTCTGAATGTGGAGGATATGGACTACTTCCCCATGCGTCGGCAATATCCGCTCGAAGACGGCACTCGCGAAGACAAAACCGACCTCTTTTTTGGTCGCTAA
- a CDS encoding Zn-dependent protease, whose translation MLRKLLPLLTLLTLLGRPAARAQSVYSATDPLAHTFSIVARDPKTGEMAVAVQSHWFSVGTSVSWAEAGVGVVATQSFTNKSFGLRGLALLKSGKTAQQALDELLAADEGRDVRQVAILDNQGHVATFTGKKCVDMAGQQQGNQFSVQANMMLNNTVWGAMAKAYEASAALPLAERVLAALDAAQAAGGDIRGRQSAALLMVRGTTTEGPWADRLVDLRVDDSAAPLPELRRLLKLHRAYDHMNAGDLAVEKNDMPKAIAEYQAAEKMFPQNLEMKYWHAITLANKQQVPAALALLKPIFRQEPNWRILTERLPKVGLLTVSPAELKQILAQ comes from the coding sequence ATGCTTCGCAAACTCCTACCCCTCCTCACGCTGCTGACGCTGCTGGGCCGCCCGGCCGCGCGCGCGCAGTCCGTTTACTCGGCCACCGACCCGCTGGCCCACACGTTCAGCATCGTGGCCCGCGACCCCAAAACCGGCGAAATGGCCGTGGCCGTGCAGAGCCACTGGTTTTCGGTGGGCACCAGTGTGAGCTGGGCCGAGGCCGGCGTGGGGGTGGTGGCCACGCAGTCGTTTACTAATAAGTCATTTGGCCTGAGAGGATTGGCCCTATTGAAAAGCGGAAAAACCGCCCAGCAGGCGCTGGATGAGTTGCTGGCCGCCGACGAAGGCCGCGACGTGCGCCAGGTGGCCATCCTGGATAACCAGGGCCACGTGGCCACCTTCACCGGCAAAAAGTGCGTGGACATGGCCGGCCAGCAGCAGGGCAACCAGTTTTCGGTGCAGGCCAATATGATGCTGAATAACACCGTGTGGGGCGCGATGGCCAAAGCCTACGAAGCCAGCGCCGCCCTACCCCTCGCCGAGCGCGTGCTGGCGGCTCTCGATGCGGCCCAGGCGGCCGGCGGCGACATCCGGGGCCGCCAGTCGGCCGCGCTGCTCATGGTGCGCGGCACCACCACCGAAGGCCCCTGGGCCGACCGCCTCGTGGACCTGCGCGTGGACGACAGCGCCGCCCCCCTGCCCGAACTGCGCCGCCTGCTGAAGCTGCACCGTGCCTACGACCACATGAACGCCGGCGACCTGGCCGTGGAAAAAAACGACATGCCCAAAGCCATCGCCGAGTACCAGGCCGCCGAAAAGATGTTTCCCCAAAACCTGGAAATGAAGTACTGGCACGCCATCACGCTGGCCAATAAGCAGCAGGTGCCCGCCGCGCTGGCCCTGCTGAAACCCATTTTTCGGCAGGAGCCCAACTGGCGCATCCTGACCGAGCGCCTGCCCAAAGTGGGCCTGCTCACGGTGAGCCCGGCCGAGCTAAAGCAGATACTGGCGCAGTAG
- a CDS encoding NADH dehydrogenase (Catalyzes the transfer of electrons from NADH to quinone): MPTLNDFSQELTTLNLGPTHPATHGIFQNILQMDGERIISGVPTIGYIHRAFEKIAERRPFYQITPLTDRMNYCSSPINNMGWHLTVEKLLGITVPKRAQYMRVIMMELARIADHLICNSILGVDTGAFTGFLYVFQEREKIYEIYEEVCGSRLTTNMGRVGGMERDFSPVAIQKLRTWLKEFPTVMKEFEAMFNRNRIFMDRVVNVGPITAEKALNYGFTGPNLRAAGVDYDVRVMNPYSSYEDFEFDIPVGTNGDTYDRFIVRNEEIWQSLRIINQALDRLPDGPFHADAPHYYLPAKEAVYKNMEALIYHFKIIMGEIDAPVGEVYQSVEGGNGELGFYLISDGGRTPYRLHFRRPCFIYYQAYSEMVVGTSLSDAIVILSSMNVIAGELDA; this comes from the coding sequence GTGCCGACGCTGAACGACTTTTCGCAGGAGCTTACGACCCTTAACCTAGGGCCGACGCACCCTGCTACCCACGGTATTTTCCAGAACATCCTGCAAATGGATGGCGAGCGCATTATCTCGGGCGTGCCAACTATCGGCTACATCCACCGGGCGTTTGAGAAAATCGCGGAGCGCCGGCCGTTCTACCAGATTACGCCGCTCACCGACCGCATGAACTACTGCTCGTCGCCCATCAACAACATGGGCTGGCACCTGACGGTAGAGAAGCTGCTCGGCATCACGGTGCCTAAGCGTGCGCAATATATGCGCGTGATTATGATGGAGTTGGCTCGCATTGCTGACCACCTTATCTGCAACTCCATCCTGGGTGTGGACACCGGCGCTTTCACCGGCTTCCTCTATGTGTTCCAGGAGCGCGAGAAGATTTACGAGATTTACGAGGAAGTCTGCGGTTCGCGCCTCACCACCAATATGGGCCGGGTAGGCGGCATGGAGCGCGATTTTTCGCCCGTGGCCATCCAAAAGCTCCGCACCTGGCTCAAGGAATTCCCGACCGTGATGAAGGAGTTTGAGGCCATGTTCAACCGCAATCGCATTTTCATGGACCGCGTGGTAAACGTGGGACCCATCACAGCGGAAAAAGCATTGAACTACGGCTTCACCGGCCCCAACCTGCGGGCTGCGGGCGTGGACTACGACGTGCGGGTGATGAACCCTTACTCTTCGTATGAAGACTTCGAGTTCGACATTCCGGTGGGCACTAACGGCGATACCTACGACCGCTTTATCGTGCGCAACGAGGAAATCTGGCAGAGCCTGCGCATTATCAATCAGGCCCTTGACCGCCTGCCCGACGGCCCGTTCCACGCTGACGCGCCGCACTATTACCTGCCCGCCAAGGAAGCCGTGTACAAAAACATGGAAGCCCTGATTTATCACTTCAAAATCATCATGGGTGAGATTGACGCGCCCGTGGGTGAAGTGTACCAATCGGTGGAAGGCGGCAACGGTGAATTAGGTTTCTACCTCATTTCGGATGGCGGGCGCACGCCCTACCGCCTGCATTTTCGTCGGCCATGCTTTATTTACTACCAGGCTTATTCGGAGATGGTAGTGGGCACGAGCCTTTCGGATGCCATCGTGATTTTGTCTTCCATGAATGTGATTGCCGGCGAGCTGGACGCCTAG
- a CDS encoding NADH-quinone oxidoreductase subunit F (part of NADH-ubiquinone oxidoreductase complex I; shuttles electrons from NADH, via FMN and iron-sulfur (Fe-S) centers, to quinones in the respiratory chain; NuoF is part of the soluble NADH dehydrogenase fragment, which represents the electron input part of NADH dehydrogenase), whose amino-acid sequence MGRKLLTEHVNVEGIETLAVYRKHGGYRALEKALKMTPEEVVEEVKKSGLRGRGGAGFPTGLKWSFLAKPEGVPRYLVCNADESEPGTFKDRYLMAKLPHLLIEGMIAGSYALGARTSYIYIRGELLYVMRILEKAIAEAYAAGFLGENILGSGYSLDLHVHPGGGAYICGEETALLESLEGKRGNPRNKPPFPAVQGLYARPTVVNNVESIASVVPILNMGGEEYAKIGVGKSTGTKLFSACGHLNKPGIYELELGVPVEEFIYSDEYCGGIWKGRELKAVVAGGSSVPILPKELILKTAAGEDRLMTYESLSDGGFITGTMLGSGGFIAMDETTSIVKNTWNFARFYHHESCGQCSPCREGTGWLEKVLHRLAHGHGSMRDIDLIVSVAKQIEGNTICPLGEAAAWPVAAAVRHFRDEFEWYVTHPKEATAPGAYYRSNLVLA is encoded by the coding sequence ATGGGACGCAAGCTATTAACCGAACACGTTAACGTCGAGGGTATCGAAACCCTCGCTGTATATCGCAAGCATGGTGGCTACCGCGCTTTGGAGAAGGCTCTGAAAATGACGCCCGAGGAAGTGGTGGAAGAGGTGAAGAAGTCGGGCCTGCGCGGGCGCGGTGGCGCGGGCTTCCCTACCGGCCTCAAGTGGAGCTTCCTGGCCAAGCCGGAGGGTGTGCCGCGCTACCTCGTCTGCAACGCCGACGAGTCGGAGCCGGGCACGTTCAAGGACCGCTACCTCATGGCGAAGCTGCCGCATCTGCTCATTGAGGGCATGATTGCGGGCAGCTACGCCCTCGGGGCGCGCACCAGCTACATCTACATCCGGGGTGAGCTTTTATACGTGATGCGCATTCTGGAGAAGGCAATTGCCGAGGCGTATGCCGCGGGCTTTTTGGGCGAAAATATCTTAGGCTCGGGTTATTCGCTTGATTTGCACGTGCATCCGGGTGGCGGCGCTTATATCTGCGGCGAAGAAACCGCACTGCTGGAATCCCTGGAAGGCAAGCGCGGTAACCCGCGCAACAAGCCGCCATTTCCGGCCGTGCAGGGCTTGTACGCCCGGCCCACGGTGGTCAACAACGTGGAAAGCATCGCGTCGGTAGTACCCATCCTGAACATGGGCGGCGAGGAGTACGCTAAGATAGGGGTAGGGAAAAGCACCGGCACTAAACTCTTTTCAGCCTGCGGCCACCTCAACAAGCCGGGTATCTACGAGTTGGAGCTAGGCGTACCGGTGGAAGAATTTATTTACTCCGATGAATACTGCGGCGGCATTTGGAAGGGTAGGGAGCTAAAAGCTGTCGTAGCCGGTGGTTCGTCGGTACCGATTCTACCTAAGGAACTGATTCTCAAAACGGCAGCCGGCGAGGACCGGCTAATGACCTACGAGTCGCTCAGCGACGGGGGCTTCATTACGGGCACCATGCTGGGCTCGGGCGGCTTCATCGCGATGGATGAAACCACGTCCATTGTCAAGAACACCTGGAACTTCGCGCGCTTCTACCACCACGAAAGCTGCGGGCAGTGCTCGCCCTGCCGTGAGGGCACCGGCTGGCTCGAAAAAGTGCTGCACCGCCTCGCACACGGCCACGGCTCGATGCGCGACATTGACCTTATCGTGAGCGTAGCCAAGCAGATTGAAGGCAATACTATTTGCCCGCTGGGCGAGGCCGCCGCCTGGCCGGTTGCCGCCGCCGTGCGCCATTTCCGCGACGAGTTTGAGTGGTACGTAACGCATCCCAAGGAGGCTACCGCGCCGGGCGCTTACTATCGGAGCAATCTGGTGCTGGCTTAA
- a CDS encoding NADH dehydrogenase: MEPNTAIKPQFSPAAQAEIKRLLTHYPDDRKKSTLLPILHIAQAEFGGWVSPEVQDLVAETLGLTPIEVYEVSTFYTMFNLKPVGKHVLEICRTGPCMLRGSDELTAHLERITGAKVGETSADGLFTLKEVECLAACGFAPVVQVREKYYESLDTEENVQAMLSELKSLVHRPILPWEGDLPNSLQNN, translated from the coding sequence ATGGAGCCGAATACCGCCATCAAGCCTCAGTTTTCACCCGCCGCGCAGGCCGAAATCAAGCGTTTGCTCACGCACTACCCCGACGACCGCAAGAAGTCGACTTTGCTGCCAATTTTGCACATCGCGCAGGCGGAGTTCGGCGGCTGGGTGAGCCCCGAGGTGCAGGACCTGGTAGCCGAAACCCTGGGTTTGACGCCGATTGAGGTGTACGAGGTAAGCACTTTTTACACGATGTTCAACCTCAAGCCGGTGGGTAAGCACGTGCTGGAAATCTGCCGCACCGGCCCTTGCATGTTGCGCGGCTCCGATGAGCTGACCGCGCACTTGGAGCGTATCACCGGCGCAAAAGTGGGCGAAACATCTGCTGATGGGCTTTTTACCCTGAAAGAAGTGGAATGCCTGGCCGCCTGCGGCTTCGCGCCCGTGGTGCAGGTGCGCGAGAAGTATTATGAGTCGCTTGATACGGAAGAGAACGTGCAGGCCATGCTAAGCGAATTAAAGAGCTTGGTGCACCGGCCAATTCTGCCCTGGGAGGGCGACCTGCCTAATTCACTGCAAAACAATTAA
- a CDS encoding NADH dehydrogenase (The point of entry for the majority of electrons that traverse the respiratory chain eventually resulting in the reduction of oxygen) encodes MVDTRVPEIKSVPAPEGIEGAGFFATSLEKVVGIARANSLWPLPFATSCCGIEFMATMGSHYDISRFGSERPSFSPRQADLLMVMGTIAKKMAPIVKQVYEQMAEPRWVLAMGACACSGGIFDSYSVLQGIDRIIPVDVYIPGCPPRPEQVLDGLMRVQDLARNESIRRRNAPEYQALLASYNIK; translated from the coding sequence ATGGTTGATACCCGCGTTCCCGAAATCAAATCCGTGCCGGCCCCCGAGGGCATTGAGGGCGCGGGCTTCTTCGCTACTTCGCTGGAGAAGGTCGTGGGCATTGCCCGTGCCAACTCGCTTTGGCCCCTACCCTTCGCTACCTCCTGCTGCGGCATCGAGTTCATGGCTACGATGGGTTCGCACTACGACATCTCGCGTTTCGGCTCCGAACGCCCCAGCTTCTCGCCCCGGCAGGCCGACCTGCTGATGGTGATGGGCACCATCGCCAAGAAGATGGCACCCATCGTGAAGCAGGTGTATGAGCAAATGGCCGAGCCCCGCTGGGTGCTGGCGATGGGTGCCTGCGCCTGCTCGGGCGGCATTTTTGATAGCTACTCAGTGCTGCAAGGCATCGACCGCATTATTCCGGTCGATGTGTACATCCCCGGCTGCCCGCCCCGCCCCGAGCAGGTGCTCGACGGCCTGATGCGCGTGCAGGACCTGGCCAGAAACGAGAGCATCCGCCGCCGCAACGCGCCCGAGTACCAGGCCCTGCTGGCATCTTATAATATTAAATAA